The window cctcccacccctcgAGGAAACAGGGAAGAGGGcctggggatggggggcggggggtatgGTGGAGGCTCAACACCCAGGTGGATTCAGACCCAAAAGACTGTCCCCTGTTGAAGTCAACCCAAGTTGAGGAGGCAGACGGGGGCTGGAGGACAAGCAGGAGACTGTGTGGAAGGAAGCTACAAGGGACCTGAGCCCTACAGAAAccaagtcttctctcttttcccagctTATAGGGGAAAAAGGAATTTCAGCTGAGTTTAGCTTGACACTCATCACCTCAGTATACACTAGAATTTAGCTGCTCTCTGTCCTCTGCGATAAGACCCAGGAAAAGCCGGCGGGGCCTCACTCAGGCCCCTCACTGAAGCAACAAGACACTATAATTCACAGTTTCCTCTCCTCCCTCgacccacaccctcccccaccactggCCTCAACGAACTCCCAAATCTCCAACACGTAGTGATTCTCACCAGTGTGGCTCAAAGGGTTAATTAACCAGGACTTCTCAGACAGTTAGGACACAAGCTCAGCCACCAACAGGAACCCAAGAATGGCTACACGGCGACCTAGTGTTTCTTATAGCGATTCTTTGGGGTCTCGCCACACCCTGTTTTGTCACAGTTGAGAGCACTGGGAttcttccccagccccaggcttcCCAGGAGGCTGGGGAGCTCCTGTGTGATGGCCCGCTCAATCTTCTCCAGAAAACAGCCCCCCATGTAGGAGCACTGCTGAGACAACAGCTTGAAACTGGAGATGGGGTTGATGCCAAAGAAGTCCTTATAGGCCTCGCGGTTGGGAAGGTCAAATTTGCTGACATTGGTCTTTGCCAGGATGGTCTTGAAGATGTAGAATTTGTCAGGGTCTTCCACAATGTCCTTAAAGACCAGTTCTCCGTCACTGAAGAAGGTCATTTTGTCCTTGTAAGTCTGCAGATAGCGGTCCACCAGGAGGGCATGAATGCGGACCCGGATGGCATGCTGGCGGATGAAGGCGATCTTGTTCTCCAACCTGTTCTCGATCACCTGGTTCAGGTCTTCCAGGAGCGAGATCTCTTCCTTGAGGAACAGGTCCCGGTGGGTGTCGGGCTTGTAGTCTTGTGGCCAGAAGGAGCTGACGTAAACCCGAGGGGGCTCTGTGACGTTGATGAGCGGGGCCAAGCTCCAGAAGAGGGCCCCATAGACCCGCATGAGCATCTGTGTGGCCAGGTTGTCGGCCTTATTCAGGATGATCCTTATCTGGGATTCGCGCCCCTTCAGCTGGCGGAAGAGCATCTCCAGCTCCAGACCCACATCCAGCTTGGTTGGGTCAAAGACGACAAAGATGAGGTCTGCCCTGTCGATGAACCACTGGCACACGTCGTTGAAGGGGTAACCTTGGGAGGGGGGAGCAAGAAGTCAAGCAGAGCAGGCTCAccctaaccccccacccccaccccgcgcccccCCGCCCTTCCAGAACCAAAGCATTGCCTGGGTTGAAGGAAGTCATGGCACTAGGGATATTCTGGGTCTCTGAAGACTGAAAGAATTAATTACGTATCTCCCGGGCCTTGTCAACCCTCAAGCAAGGACAGCCTAAGACCAGGACTGGAATTTGAGCTCTGCCACTAGCCAGATCAGGGTAACAAATGCTTCTAGGCTTTAGCATTTTAGCTACAAAACGACAAGAAGAATAAGAATACCTAAGTTGATATAAAGATTATCATGTTCTAAATAAAGCAAAGCACCTAACTAAAACTGCCTATGTCATAGGAGGTGCTCGATATATTTTAATTCCTTCAACTTCTTCTTTCCAAAATGGGGAGACCAGGAATAcctgtcttttaatttttctacaacAACCAGCCAATAATGCATAAAATTATCAGATGCATAATAGAAGAATAAAGGTTAATTTACTACTATAATGATTAGTGATAATATTATTACTAGTAATAAAACAGccataaaaccaaaatgagagtTATAAACTGAGATCCACCATCTGGTCATACAGTCCTACAAATGCCCTGCTGTGACTCATCTCATATGACGCAGCCCTGTGTCATGGCGATACTCGGTGGCCTATGTTGTAACCCAGCGCCTGCTGGGCCCCAAGTGGCACTCCCCTCCCACTGGAAGGCAGGTAGAACTTTGGAAGGTCTGACACAGGCTTATGTGAAGCAGGCCTGTAAAGCAACACTGGACCAGGAAGAGTTTAAGGTCAGGTTCAAACCAGACCCAACTTAGCCAGAGGTCAAGTACACCTGGACTGGGATCCAAGTCATCCAGGCCCTTGATCCCTCGGGAAAGTCTGAGCCTCCCCAAGACAGCTCAGCCCCAGCATGGACCTCAAGGAGCTACTTACAGAGATGACCAGCCCACCCTTTGGGAAAATATGGATTGCCTCCAAACTAATCAGCCCTCGGGGAGGTAAAAGAACATGGTACTCCACACCTAAGTGGGACCATGGTGACAACCAGAAGGGACTGGCAGCAAAGACTACACCCCTTGGTGTTGGACAATGCTGGCCACGCTTCCTCTCCCCTGTCTGCCTACCACCCACTGCCCAACAGCTTTCTAAGACAAAGTTTGCGCTGTTCAAACACAAGTGCCTAATTACCTCTTTCTTGCTGCTTGCGGTTCTCAATGATGCCTGGTGTATCCACAAAAGTGACCCGCTCCAGAAGTTTGTGGGGAACCTCGATGCCAATCAGCTTCTCCAGGAAATTCTGGCCAAATTTCTCAAGGGGGGAGAAGGACCGGGCGCTATCAGCAGCCATGACAATACCCTCGATGGTTTTCAGCTTGGGCCCGTGCATGAGGACCGTGAACTCAGAGGTGGTGGGCTCAGCACCTGCAAGCATAGGCATGAGGTTAGTAGGAAGGCCGTCCTCTCTGGGAAAGAGACC is drawn from Panthera uncia isolate 11264 chromosome E1, Puncia_PCG_1.0, whole genome shotgun sequence and contains these coding sequences:
- the SRL gene encoding sarcalumenin isoform X2, translating into MRDRSHIEKTLMLNEDKPVDDYSVVLQRLRKIYHSSIKPLEQSYKYNELRQHEITDGEITSKPMVLFLGPWSVGKSTMINYLLGLENTRYQLYTGAEPTTSEFTVLMHGPKLKTIEGIVMAADSARSFSPLEKFGQNFLEKLIGIEVPHKLLERVTFVDTPGIIENRKQQERGYPFNDVCQWFIDRADLIFVVFDPTKLDVGLELEMLFRQLKGRESQIRIILNKADNLATQMLMRVYGALFWSLAPLINVTEPPRVYVSSFWPQDYKPDTHRDLFLKEEISLLEDLNQVIENRLENKIAFIRQHAIRVRIHALLVDRYLQTYKDKMTFFSDGELVFKDIVEDPDKFYIFKTILAKTNVSKFDLPNREAYKDFFGINPISSFKLLSQQCSYMGGCFLEKIERAITQELPSLLGSLGLGKNPSALNCDKTGCGETPKNRYKKH